In Candidatus Reconcilbacillus cellulovorans, the following proteins share a genomic window:
- a CDS encoding triose-phosphate isomerase: protein MTVRVPIIAGNWKMHKTVKEAAAFVAQVGNRADIAGVEAVLCAPFTALAALADAVRGTRLQIGAQNLHWEDSGAYTGEISGAMLRDLGVRYVIVGHSERRQYFGETDETVGRKVRAALRHGLVPIVCVGEKLEEREAGRTKDVCRTQTEAALAGLTAEEVAGLVVAYEPVWAIGTGRNATAEDANDVIGFIRGVIAERFGLPAAERIRIQYGGSVKPDNIRDFMCQPHIDGALVGGASLDPESFVHLVEGAR, encoded by the coding sequence GTGACCGTTCGCGTCCCGATCATCGCGGGCAACTGGAAAATGCACAAAACGGTGAAGGAAGCGGCGGCGTTCGTCGCGCAGGTCGGCAACCGCGCGGACATCGCCGGCGTCGAGGCCGTGCTGTGCGCGCCGTTTACGGCGCTGGCGGCGCTCGCCGACGCCGTGCGAGGAACGAGGCTGCAGATCGGCGCGCAAAACCTGCACTGGGAAGACAGCGGCGCCTACACCGGCGAAATCAGCGGCGCGATGCTGCGCGACCTTGGCGTCCGCTACGTGATCGTCGGCCATTCCGAACGGCGCCAATATTTCGGCGAAACCGACGAGACGGTCGGGCGCAAGGTGCGCGCCGCGCTGCGCCACGGCCTCGTGCCGATCGTCTGCGTCGGCGAAAAGCTGGAGGAACGGGAAGCCGGCCGCACGAAAGACGTATGCCGCACCCAGACGGAAGCGGCACTGGCCGGGCTGACCGCGGAAGAAGTCGCCGGGCTCGTCGTCGCCTACGAGCCGGTCTGGGCGATCGGCACCGGCCGCAACGCGACGGCCGAAGACGCGAACGACGTCATCGGCTTCATCCGCGGCGTGATCGCCGAGCGGTTCGGGCTGCCCGCGGCGGAACGTATCCGCATCCAGTACGGCGGCAGCGTCAAGCCGGACAACATCCGCGACTTCATGTGCCAGCCGCACATCGACGGCGCGCTCGTCGGCGGGGCGAGCCTCGATCCCGAGTCGTTCGTCCATCTCGTAGAAGGAGCGCGGTGA
- a CDS encoding phosphoglycerate kinase translates to MSTGFNKKSIRDVADWKGKRAFVRVDFNVPLENGRITDDTRIRESLPTIRYLVERGARVILASHLGRPKGRVVDELRLTPVAERLAELLGKPVVKLDESVGDAVRAKIATMADGDVLLLENVRFHPGEEENDPALAKAFAELADIFVNDAFGAAHRAHASTEGIAHHLPAVSGLLMEKELSVLGKALSDPDRPFTAIVGGAKVKDKIGVLDNLLNIADNILIGGGMAYTFLKARGFEIGKSLLDESRIEFARAFIEKAKAKGVNFLMPEDVVVADDFRPDARTQVVPADRIPPDWEGVDIGPKTREIYADVVRRSRLVVWNGPLGVFEMEPFAHGTRAIAEACAESSAYTIVGGGDSAAAVQKFGLADKMDHISTGGGASLEFMEGKVLPGVAVLNDR, encoded by the coding sequence ATGAGCACCGGTTTCAACAAAAAAAGCATCCGCGACGTCGCCGACTGGAAAGGCAAGCGGGCGTTCGTCCGCGTCGATTTCAACGTTCCGCTCGAAAACGGCCGCATCACCGACGACACGCGCATCCGCGAGTCGCTGCCGACGATCCGCTACCTGGTCGAGCGCGGCGCCCGCGTCATTCTCGCCAGCCACCTCGGCCGGCCGAAAGGCCGCGTCGTCGACGAACTCCGGCTGACGCCGGTCGCTGAGCGCCTCGCCGAACTGCTCGGCAAGCCGGTCGTCAAGCTCGACGAATCCGTCGGCGACGCCGTCCGCGCCAAAATCGCGACGATGGCCGACGGCGACGTGCTGCTGCTTGAAAACGTCCGTTTCCATCCCGGCGAAGAAGAGAACGATCCGGCGCTGGCGAAGGCGTTTGCGGAACTGGCCGACATTTTCGTCAACGACGCGTTCGGCGCGGCCCATCGCGCGCATGCGTCGACGGAGGGGATCGCGCATCATTTGCCGGCCGTCTCCGGACTGCTGATGGAAAAGGAACTGTCCGTGCTCGGCAAGGCGCTGTCCGATCCCGACCGGCCGTTTACGGCGATCGTCGGCGGCGCCAAGGTCAAGGACAAAATCGGCGTGCTGGACAATTTGCTGAACATCGCGGACAATATTCTCATCGGCGGCGGCATGGCCTACACGTTCTTAAAAGCGCGCGGTTTCGAGATCGGCAAGTCGCTGCTCGACGAAAGCCGCATCGAATTCGCCCGCGCGTTCATCGAAAAAGCCAAGGCCAAGGGCGTCAACTTCCTGATGCCGGAAGACGTCGTCGTTGCCGACGATTTCCGCCCGGACGCGCGCACGCAGGTCGTTCCGGCCGACCGCATCCCGCCGGATTGGGAAGGCGTTGACATCGGGCCGAAAACGCGGGAAATTTACGCCGACGTCGTGCGTCGGTCGCGGCTCGTCGTCTGGAACGGCCCGCTCGGCGTGTTCGAGATGGAGCCGTTTGCCCACGGGACGCGGGCGATCGCGGAGGCGTGCGCGGAGTCGTCCGCCTACACGATCGTCGGCGGCGGCGATTCGGCGGCGGCGGTGCAGAAATTCGGCCTGGCGGACAAAATGGACCACATTTCGACCGGCGGCGGCGCTTCTCTGGAATTCATGGAAGGAAAAGTCCTTCCCGGCGTCGCTGTGCTGAACGACCGGTAA
- a CDS encoding type I glyceraldehyde-3-phosphate dehydrogenase, whose amino-acid sequence MAVKIGINGFGRIGRNVFRAALGRTDVEVVAVNDLTNTKTLAHLLKYDSTHGRLNATVEATEDELIVNGRRIKVFAERDPGALPWAEYGVDIVVESTGLFTAREKAELHLKGGAKKVIISAPATGEDITIVMGVNHDKYDPAKHTIVSNASCTTNCLAPMAKVLHEKFGIVKGLMTTVHSYTNDQQVLDLPHKDLRRARAAAENIIPSTTGAAKAVALVLPELKGKLNGMAFRVPTPNVSVTDLVAELARETTVEEVNAALKEAAEGPLKGIMNYSEEPLVSRDYLGDPASSTIDALSTMVVGGNLVKVVAWYDNEWGYSNRVVDLAAYMASKGL is encoded by the coding sequence ATGGCAGTGAAAATCGGCATCAACGGTTTCGGCCGCATCGGCCGCAACGTGTTCCGAGCGGCGCTCGGCCGCACGGACGTCGAAGTCGTGGCGGTCAACGACTTGACCAACACGAAGACGCTCGCCCACTTGCTCAAGTACGACTCGACCCACGGCCGTCTGAACGCGACGGTCGAGGCGACGGAAGACGAGCTCATCGTCAACGGCCGGCGCATCAAAGTATTTGCCGAGCGCGACCCCGGCGCGCTGCCGTGGGCGGAATACGGCGTCGACATCGTCGTCGAGTCGACCGGCCTGTTCACCGCCCGCGAAAAAGCCGAACTGCATCTGAAGGGCGGCGCGAAGAAAGTCATCATCTCCGCGCCGGCGACCGGCGAAGACATCACGATCGTCATGGGCGTCAACCACGACAAATACGACCCGGCGAAACATACGATCGTCTCGAACGCTTCCTGCACGACCAACTGTCTTGCGCCGATGGCCAAAGTGCTGCACGAAAAGTTCGGCATCGTCAAAGGGCTCATGACGACGGTCCATTCGTACACGAACGACCAGCAGGTGCTCGACTTGCCGCACAAGGACCTGCGCCGCGCCCGCGCCGCCGCGGAAAACATCATCCCGTCGACGACCGGCGCCGCCAAGGCGGTCGCGCTGGTGTTGCCGGAGCTCAAGGGCAAGCTGAACGGCATGGCGTTCCGTGTGCCGACGCCGAACGTCTCCGTCACCGACCTTGTCGCCGAGCTCGCCCGCGAAACGACGGTCGAGGAAGTCAACGCGGCGCTGAAAGAGGCGGCCGAAGGCCCGCTGAAGGGGATCATGAATTATTCCGAGGAGCCGCTCGTTTCGCGCGACTATCTGGGCGATCCCGCCTCGTCGACGATCGACGCGCTGTCGACGATGGTCGTCGGCGGCAACCTCGTCAAAGTCGTCGCGTGGTACGACAACGAATGGGGCTATTCGAACCGCGTCGTCGACCTGGCGGCATACATGGCGAGCAAGGGGCTGTGA